Genomic window (Drosophila albomicans strain 15112-1751.03 chromosome X, ASM965048v2, whole genome shotgun sequence):
GCATCGAGCAATTCCCGGCTGGCCAAAGGGACGAGCAGCTTCAGCGCTGCATCTCGCGAATCGTTGGCCATCAACATCTCGGCATAGACAACGGCGGCTTGCAGCTGATCCGCATCAAGTGGCGTCTGTTTGGCCATAGCCAGCACTTGGTCGAGCACACGAAACGCACTCGACGGTCTTGAGTCCTCTGCTTTGTCCTCGCCCAGTGCTTCGTACTCGAACATGGCAACCTGAGTGTAGAAGCAGATCACTTGACGATTCGCCGGTTGGCGCAGCAACGAGCGTTGACTGTCACTGGTTTCCTTTAGAAATTGCGGCGTCAACTTGCCGCACAGCTTGCGCAGCTGAAGCCGCAAACGTTGCAGGCGCAACCACAATATGATGAAGACTTGGCGCTGCGCTTCATTCGCTGCACACACTTCGCTgcactgcaacagcagcttggCAATGCAACGCTCGTAGAGCTCGTGTCCAATTGCCTGCGGCATAAAGCTCGGACACACATACAGCTCCCTGGCCAGCTGCATCATGGTCTCCATATAGTCGCCGCTCTTGGGCGGTAGCGCATATGTCCAACGATCCGCGAGGCCGGCGAGCAGCATTTCAATGGCCTCCGAGTCGCCGATTTGATCGATGCGTGTGCACAAACGCTCGGCCAGGCAATGCGTTCGCAGCAGTGGTAACTTGGTCAGCTgaaccaccagcagcagcagctgcatgcGATACGTTTGCGTCTTCAATGGGTAAATGTACGCACACACATCCTCCGTGTAGATGCAACGCCGTGGATCAACGGCAATGCCAACGTTTGCCTGCTGCGGATAGGGGAGAAAATTGTACGCTTGTCGCAGTCGCTCGATACGTGTCCAAATCTCTGGCATTGGCATGCCAGAGCGCAACACCAGCTCCTCGTAGTCGACGAGTGGTCGCTCATCCTGTGCAGAGGCCGCCAAGCAATCGAATTGCAAGTGTGGCGCATTCAATTCCAGCGCCAGATTGAGCAGTGCAAACATTTGCGGCGTGTTCGCCGATTGACGCAGAAACAGCACACAATTGTGAAAGAGTTTAAGCATCAATTCGTCCGCCCGTTCGTCGTGATCGCGTTCCCGAAACAGACGTTCCATGCACTTGCTGTAAATGGCCAGCACATCGGGCACATTGCAACGCGCCATGGTGCCCTGTGTGGTCATTATCAGCGCCGTCCACAGCGTGTACTCTTgtggctgccgctgcagcagctccTCCAGTTTGCTGGCCACCTGCAAAGCAAGTTTGCACTTGAGATTGAGTTCGTGGAGCAGCGCGTTGAACTTACCTGACTGTCTGGATACGTTACGCTGGCGGTGGCCACATAGCACTGCAGCAGCTTCTCATTACCCGGATGCTGTTCCATGGCCGTCTCGAGTGCATGCAGCTGTTGCTCTGCCACTGCCAAGCGATTGCTCTTCGTCGCACTGTCGCCCAGCAGCTGATGCAGTTCCAGCCAATTGCGTTCGTCTTGCGGCTCAAAGGCCAGCAATTTTTTTAGCTCCTGAATCCGTTCTAGCAGTTGGGTTAACTGCTCCTCGCTTGTCTTGATTGCTGCTTCCTCCACAAGGCGCAAGCGGGGTCGCTGCTTGGCGCGTTGTTTTGTCTGACGTGGCCCACCGCCAAGGCGCAGTTTGCTGCGCTTGTAGTTGGGGCGTGAGAGGCGTGGCAAGGTTGGCAGGCGTAGGTAGGCATTGTTAGGTTTCTTGTCCACATAGAAGCCGGTGTCTTTGTCAAACTCTAAAATGCGTTGCTCCCCACCAGCAGCAATAGCATTTCCAACAGCTCCTGATGATtgattgtcagccaaattGTCTTGATCGTCGTCCGCTGATTCCTCCGAACTGGAAGTGAAATCCGAATCAGATGGTTGTGGCGGCACAAGCACTAATGCGGGTAGCTCAAAGCTGCGATTGTTTTGCAAAACCTCCTCAGTAGCAGCATTAGCTACAATAATTTCACTactataagaaaatatttaaaaatattaaacactGCACTTTCTTACTTGGAACAGGCAACTGCTGTGACTGATGTGCTTCAGATGCATTTGGCGGCTCATTTGGTTCATTGCTGGCGTACGCCGGAAAGAGCGGCATGTTTAAGAAATTTACACACGTTTTATCTACCGCGATTTCTTTTTAAAGTGAATAATACCGTAAGAACAAATATCTTAACCAAACGaaacatttattcatttaaaatctATCGATTGCCTCGATAGGCAATGATGCTTACCAGTATGACCTacatgttttaaaaataaatattttcctaAGCAGTATTAATATACTAGAATTTGACACTTGGTCACGCTGCTAGCAGACTACAACGTTGCTATTCTCGTAATCGCATGctgtatgcaaatattttgagtACATCCAGTACCGCTAAGTACTTATTAAAGCatcattttttatatgtacttgattgttaatcataataaatgcattcatttcttttttaggCAGCATAAAAAGCATCGATACTTCTACGATAAATAATCGATGCTTTGATTCATGCATCGATAGGTGCCAACGAAGTTTCTCACCTCTATCTTGGCCACCTTAACTTTACTAACTAAACTTGCggccattaaataaattttagatatctcaaaaatgttcaaaaagTATGTACACAGCAGGCCAACAAACGCCGTTAACTGTCAGCTAACCCATTTGCCAATTCACAGATTCGAGGAAAAAGACAGTATCTCGTCGATACAACAGCTAAAATCGTCAGTACAGAAAGGCATACGTGCGAAATTATTGGAGGCATATCCAAAGCTGGAAACTCACATTGATTTGATACTACCCAAGAAGGATTCATATCGCATTGCAAAATGGTAAGTACATATGAGAACCATCATTCTAATTGGATCAATTAATTGGAATTCTGGGTTACTTCCTTTAGTCACGATCACATTGAATTGCTGCTAAATGGAACCGGCGAACAGGTCTTCTTCAGGCATCGCGACGGTCCGTGGATGCCCACGTTGCGTCTGCTGCACAAATTCCCCTATTTTGTGACTATGCAGCAGGTGGACAAGGGTGCCATACGCTTCGTCCTCAGTGGCGCCAATGTCATGTGCCCGGGCTTAACATCGCCGGGCGCCTGCATGACAACGGCGGATAAGGGCACCGTGGTTGCCATTATGGCCGAGGGCAAGGAGCATGCGCTAGCGATTGGTCTACTCACATTATCCACAGATGATATGTAAGTGCATGGTTTTTACCTTGGTAGCTGCAGTTCTTTAATCTTTTGCTTCTACTCAGTTTGAAGGTGAACAAAGGCATTGGCATTGAAACGTATCATTTTCTCAACGATGGCTTGTGGAAATCGAAGCCAGTCAAGTAGACGACGGAGTCGAAGTCAAATTCGAAGCCTATGTCGAAGCAGCACTCACCATGCACATTCGTCCTACATacaacagaagaagaagaaagaaaacaaaaacgtcTTCGTCATTGTCATGAGAGCAAAGAATGGTTTTGATATGCAATTCTATAATTTgtgttgaaatgttttttttttctttaaatttaatgcgcaacttaagctattttaaattaattcgaaatacatttaaataatggCATTTGAGAGCAAACCCACTAGTGTTGCCATTTTGGCGAATTTCACGTCAAATCTGGCCATTTTGAAGATATTCAAggtgctttttattttatttgcttttcttgtttttttcgaattttgatTATTGCTTGAAATGATATCAGATAAtttataatagtaatagtgaaattaaatattttagcttTACAAATGGCATTTAAACGAGTCTCAAAAATGCAAttggtttaaaaataaatttgaccAGTTAAGCAGAGAGTGAAACAGTTGGCAGCACTGGTCGCAACATGCGCACATTCAATTGCATTGTTGCACCAACCACCTGTGGGAAATGACGATTGTCCAATTGGAAAAGTCGAGCTTCTTAGTTTGTTTATTGGTCAGCCGAAgtgttgtattttttacaCAGTAGAAgtgcatacatttttttttaatttaaatttttaacaattcTTCACTTGTcgaattttattgtttttaggCTTACCATTGATTTTCCAACAGATGTTTTGAACAGATTCCACGACCTGTGGCTGCTGCGTGACGTCACAATTGCAATTACCATTAAGATCATGTCTTAATAGTCATGCAATTCAAAATGAcgttcgaaaaaaaaattgaatcatAAAAAGgtaattaatgtaattttcattaaagctttgcatactttgcgtgacaaaataaaacataaaatttgtgACGTATGGAATTCGAGGGGACGCCATTTTGGATTtcaacctttttttttggtggcgAGCGCGCGCAAATTGAGTTTTGACGCATGCGCGATGTGGAGCAAATTACGGTTCATTTGCATGTGCGTTagacacatgtgtgtgtgtgtgtatgcatgtacatacatatattgtacgTCAGCAGACTGCGTTGAAGAAAAGTgtgttttcagtttcagttgctgcCAGCATTTGTCGTACACAGCGCGCGCATCCAACGAGAAAATTGCAACCGTTATTCGTAAGGACAAAATAAAGGCAtacggcaaaaaaaaaagaaaaaaaaaacacacacacaacacgcaaaaacgaagaaaaattaagaaagaagaaacaaaaaaggaatACAGGAACAACTTAAAACCACAAGTGGTAGTAGACACAAGAGTTGAACAATAAGcgcaacaaaacgaaaatggTAAAACGCCAAAGATGAACGTTTCAAGCTGTCGCAGCAAGCACCAAGAAGCAAGCAGCAGTTGTGGAATTATTGTGTTGTATTGTGGCATATGGAGATGAAAGAAAAAATGGACATTCAAATTTGTAGTCTTTGCGATGCATCCTAGtgcatgtgtatatgtatatacaacgtgtgtgtctgtgtgtgtgagtggcgTTGTCGTTGTGTGGGTGGGAAGTGGATGCGCCATTTAAAGTACGAAAAGTTTTTCAAGGAAAACGGATACACACTGTTTGAACTTTTTGAAGGTGCAAAATGCAAGAGctgtatttgtgtatgtgtgcttcttttttttcgtattttgttttgttgtcgctCAAGTGGGCGTGTGAGTCATGATCAGAGCGGGACAAAGACAAGTGCAAGTGGTCgccaagagcaacagcaatacacatatgcatatgtaaatacatgtgcgagtgtgtgtgtgtgtgcgtgttgttAGCACGCGAGCCGTTACTTAAGCTAGGCCTATGGATGGGCAAATGTTAACAATATGGCAGCAATATGGCGATAAATGCATATATCGTCtccaataaatacatatatcgatTTTACTCCAGCAGGCGTTGGCGCTAATCgagttgatgttgatgacatgcaagaagagcaacaacaacaacaacaaattcgcGCCTACCATACGCATTTACaactgagcagcagcaaacgcacGCACGCAGTAGTACAATAAATAAGCCAGTATTAAATATAAGGAACAGGAAGGAGTCAACACATCCAAAAGCAACAGCGCCAAGCTAAAGctagagagcaagagcgagagagagagagagtgagagtcgTGCACGCACAGACGTacgtacatgtgtgtgtgtgcgtgtgtgggcGCCTTTTCAATATGGAAGACCTTTTTCTGCTAATTATCAAGGAGTCAACGGGCACCAAGCACAACGCGTTGCGACAAACGGCGCAAATTGCTTATGGTAAATATCAAATGTGTGCATGTCtcactttttgcatttgtatgcgtgtgtgtgtgtgtgtacttttaGTTGAAAGTTGCGccgcaataacaacaacagcagcaagaacatCAATGTGAACCACaacgaaacaacaataaaaggcACAAAAGCAGGCAGCGACAACGCGCGCATTGAAAGCATGCAAGAACGCAATTTCCTGCCATCgttttgctgttattttgttgtcgttgtcgttgtcgtcgtcgttgactttgttgttgtcgctctggttgttgttgttgtcgtgtcCGCCCTTTTGCACATCCGCTGGCATTTcctttgtttctttttatacccctAACCTGTAGGCTAAAAGGGTATTCTCATTCGTGGCTTATCAGCAACTGCTTACAGTACATGAAtttcttgtttgcttttttttattttaaacattatttttgaaatttacattttttttggaggaagaaatttcaaatataataaggAACTCCATTTTGttacaaattaacaaaaacaaaagttgtttttatacaaatcaaatcaaaacttaatttaattttatcatattattgaaatcactgcatatttattaaaaaattcattttaatagaaaaacaacTAACGAATGGAAttacaaatgtatattttttatattcttctaAACTAAAAACTCTAAGGTTTATCAAGcattagttttttatattttatttcatttccttACATTTCGATCCAAAAAAAAGTCCATGATGGGTATCTATAAGTCAAGCACCCTTCGCTTTTTTGAATGTTCTATTCTTTTCTGCTCGTTGCCTTTGACCATAGCTGGAAAGTAGGCAACGATTTGTTACTAGTTCCCATTTCCCAtcattatatttcatttgccatTATCAGACATAATTGTTTGGCCTCGTCCTTATCTGCAACATTTGAACTATTGTTGCTTTGGGCTCGTCTTTGGTTGACTCggctatatattatatatgttatgttcgctatatatgttatgtgtgaTTTGCAGATAAACTTTATCGACAGCATGGCATACACAGGGATCCATCGCATGAGCTGCGCTCCGTTTGCTTTACGGCACTGCAAATGGCCTTGGACACGAAGCGGCCAAAGTTCATCACAATGGGGCTCAATGGTCTGCATGTAAGTACTCAAAACGGACGGATAGTTGGATAGTTGGACGGATGGACGAGTCAATTATCGAACGGATTCTCAGGCAAattgtgcagcagcagtttcCGCACCAAAATGCTCCCCGACTAGCAGACAATAATTGTGAAATGGGTTAGCTAATTGCCTTTATAGTAACACAAACCCACCGCTCAGCCACCCCGCTCAATTGAAATATGCCTATCAAGAATTCATCACGAAAGGAAGGCATTTAGATTTGAGGTCAAGGCTAAACACTGAATCCAGCGCCAAGTGATTTGATTCAGCAATTTTCAAAGCAATTTCACGTataatcgttttttttttttaactaaactGCATTCTTTAGATGTCAATTAATTGCGGTAAAAGTAAAATAGATGAATCCCTGAACGATATTGTAGGATAAGATtggaattttatatatattttaatagttagGCAGATAATGAAAAGTGAAGTTAAAGTTAAGAGTATTGAAATGATTTTGAGttacatttaaaaagaattattaTTGTCATATAGTTTGAGTCTTAGCACGAAACTCTTTTTTTCAACTAAGTAACtatcaaatatgtaaatattaataacattcaAGTATTATCTCAAtacttttgaaaatattttgcaatttgattgaaataGTTGCAAATATCATGTGATTAGTGAAGAAGATTCaagtttttaatgcaatacaattttcaatttgactAGCAACAAAGTCGGATAAATTAATCCTtaataataagataataatttaatcCTTAAATCAGGGCAAATAAGCTGCTGGAAAAGCTTTCTTTGTAAGTCAACTTCGgacattatatttattatggcAAAAAGTTGTAACAAGCCAAAGTTGTTAACTTGAATGACGAGCGAGAATGATGAGCTGTCAGGAAATTATGAATAGATAATCAGAATGCTTTGGGGATTGGTTTAGCATATGCACAAAGTGTTGGAGGGGTCGTCTGTGaatagtattttcatttgtgatttataaattctaatttGGGATTCGGTTTCATTCTTGACAGCGCGTCATCAAGGACGAACGCTTCTACATTGGCCTGGAGCCGGAGGACGATTCGGTGTGGCTGCCATCGCAGCTGCTGCGTGCCACAAATGGCATCCTGCCATCGACGAGCAGCGAGGACACCGTGGTGAATGTGCTGCGCCTCTTCCTGGCCATGGCCTGCTCACCGGCCTGCACCCTCAATGGCCGCCTCCTCATCGAGATACTCTCACGGTGCGGCGAATGCTGGGAGATGGGCTCCAGGGCCACGAAGGCCGCCTCCTTGGCGGCAGCCTCGCAATGTCTGCGCACATTTTGCGCCTTCCTCATCGAGGAGGCCGAGGAGGTGAAGAAAACAGCGCCAGCTGGCCTCATGACACAGACTCAGGCGTCAGCCGTCTACAATGAGGTGATACCGGTGATGCAGTGGCTCTGCAGTCGCCTTGTCGAGCCAAACGTGAACAATGCGTCGCCGAATAAGAAATGCGAGAATCCCAGCTCATTGTATCTAACCGAATGCATCTTGACACTCAGCTCCGCGCTGCCTCGCAATGTCCACGCGAATCCCCACTTCACCTCGTTTCtctggcaaaagttttgcccCACTCTAGCGGCTGCATTGGGCTCGCCGGGTCGCATTAATCTGGACAAAAAGTTCACCTACAAGTAAGTTAACTTATTCATcgttataaacaaataaactagGTTTTATCGGTTAGTTAAAATCAATTGTCCGATCATCATTAATTGGCGAGTTGATAAGGGATTATTGCCTTAGCACTTGGATAAGATGCATCACAAGTTTTTAAACACATATAATTCTTGTTTAGTATGCATACAAAActgtacaaaaaaatgttatttatgcCTACTACCCAtaaaggtattataactttgtagcTACAGAAAATGTGTGTGACATAAGGtcgcatattttgtattatttttttaaagtggTATTGTAAAAACAGCAAatcagtgcggtattattgttaaaatataccacaaagatACCAAAACAGCTTAAAAGCtatgttatattaatatactataacatatttttgttatattggtacattaatatactataatatattattggtatattgatatattaatatactataatatattatagcTTTTTAGGggttttgatatttttgtaatatattgatgaggtatattaatatacaagctgttttagtattatttcggAATATTAATgaggtatatttatgtactgtatttttcttacttttcttaatgattacaataatttatgttattttggATTTTAATATGAAGGATATAATCTTTTAAGTTACCTTGTTGGCTTTTCTTAAATTCATTGAAGATGAAATTGATTCAATATAAAAGAGTTTCAGAATAgttaatattgatttatgaATGTTGAATATTCCAAGGAAGCAACAGTAATAACCACAGCATGggttaattttgaaattatgatAGAATGCCAAAGTATAGATTACTATATCAATACCTAAATGCACATTAAAGATAAGTTTCAATGAACCTTATGGAAAATTAGTGCACTACCGAGAAGGTTAGCTTTATAAAGTTCGTCTCCATTGGGAAAAGATGTGGCTagttaaattcatttttaagatAACTTTCAAACTGTTCCAAACtgatataatttatatatacatatatataaaatttattttgaagagagcattatttaaataagcCATATTCCTTTGAAGTGAACCACTAatacttttggtattttggtatGATTCTGCAAATTTCGAAGAGAtcgttttataaatatagtagttatttaggaattgaatatttaactattgaatattattagaTGATTGAGAGGCACGCGGCTTCTTCACCGGTCCTGTTatgagttattttttaattgtgatataatttttatattcattttgaagACAGCATTATTTATATGAGCTATAGTTATTTAGGAATTGAATATTAAACTAttgaatattacaaatttcaaagaTTCCATGTACCCTTACTAATTGAACTTTGTTGTTCTCTCCTCCCTCAGAGATGCACTGCACATGATTGAGAATGAGGCACGCGGCTTCTTCACCGGTCCCGGCTTGGATGGACCGCAGGCGCGTTGCGTATATTTGACCGCTATCCAGCTGCTGCGTATTGCTGGCGCCCATGGCTCGCTGCGACCGATGCTGGAGGCGTTGTTCCATCGCATGGTGCTGTTGCCAGCACCGCTGAACCGCACCGAGCCGCTGCGATGTGTGCGGGAGATCTTCAAGAGTCCGGAGCGTCTCATCGATCTGGCTGTCATACTGTATGTGGACAAGAACACGGCGCAGGGCTGCAGCGATGAGATGGCTCTGTTTCGACTGTAAGGCAATGCTAGTACTTTCGCTTAAACAATAAGTCATTCATTTACTCTCTTTTTAGGTTGGTCGATGCCATGGAGGAGTGTGCCTATGGGGCGAGTGCGGGCAGCGCCACCGAGGCTAGTCTCCAGGCGAGCGTGGAGTGCATGGTGGCGCTGTTGGATAGCTTGCAGGTGCTGTGCAGCGGCGAACTGACCGAGTCCATGATCAGCGATCAGATTGTGCAGGTGGTGAATGCACGGCACGATCTGCTCAAGGATGCCGACTACTCGGGTCCATTGACCTATCAGAGCATGGCACGTTTGCCGGCGCCGTATCGCGATGCGATTGTTGAGTTCCGTCAGAACGTGTTCGAGACGTCGTCGGGATCGGAGAGCGAATGCGAACCGCCGCACGAAACGGATGCGGCGTCCAATGGCTCAGGCGACACTGAGGGACCCGAAGACGATGAGCCCAGCAGCTCGTCGGACGAGACGTCGCGTGTGGAGAATCGCTGGCCGTACTCGCATCTCGAGGCACCTGTGATGCCCATACGCACGGACAGCGACAACGATCGTCAGCATGCCCGGGACTTTGCCAAGGCACTGCGACAGGATCTGGTGCCGAAGCTGTTGCGTTTACGGAGTTGCATTGAGCTCGACGAGGCGATGCAGGAGTTTGCCTCGGCCGTGTGCCAGGAGAACAGCATGAACTTCTCCGACTTTGATTACAATCTGACCGCGATCAATGCCGATGGCATTTATCTGGCCATCTACTCATCGCTGTTGCTCAGCCTGCAGCTGATGCGCGCCGGTTACTACGATCAACAGGCGTCCAAGGACATTCTGGTGCCGATGTCGGAGCAACAGTTTGTCACCTCGGTGCAGAATACCGGAGTGTTGGTCTATCTATCGTCACCCTGGCTTTGTGAGCTGTATCAGTCGGTGATTGTGTGCAACATTTTGGAGGCGATGTCGCGACAACAGCTCGAGGGCAATGGACCCCGATGTGCCTTGGTCGATATGCTCTGCGATGCCGGCGGCTTGGCCAGCACTCAAATGCTCTCCGAGTGGCAGCGTCTGCAGACGGCAACGGTGAAGCACAGCGATGATGAGCAGCATGACAAGCGACGCGAGGCTGCGAAGAAGCTGTGTCGTCGCCTATTGACCTGCTGCTGGGATTCCATGGTGATTGTGCTTAGCTCGGGTCTGGGTGATCTTCAGAGCACCGCCTCCAACAAACTGGTGGCACTCTCCAAGCGCACGCTGCGCGTCAAGGCCAAGGCCAACAAGTCCAATGGCGAGGCCTTGTATGCCATGTGCCTGGATGGCCTGCATTCGGTGAGTGGCCCATTTGAGTATCTTTTACCCGCTACCTATATGGTAGAAGGATATTACtatataactttgtgcctgcaggaaatgtatgtaacagacagaagaaggcatctcctaCCCTATagagtatatgtatatattcctgatcagccatgatatagccatgtccatctgtctgtctgtccgtcggTATAAACACCTATGTAGATCTCAGAGAATATAAATGAGATATTTCTTTCGACAGTAAATCAATCATCAAATcgataaatatcaaataacaagcgtaattttaaagctagagttgcgattacatacaataatatctataatttttatgattcgTGATAAATAcgattataaattatttaagaaatacttttgtatagtaAATTACGCCTACAACAATCCGGTTGTAGTTGCTTTTGCTAaaagtctggtatattttgaatgtagtaccatatcaatatattaaatatagaatttgtattattttaagggtaaaatatttaaagaataataccgcataggtagcgggtatctcatagtcgagcgcattcgactgtagctttcttacatgtttaataatatatttgatgtTGCTCTTGCAGGCGGCCACGTTGAGCAATAGCTTGAATCTGCAACACTTGGCTGGCAAAATACTCAATCTGTTGGCCTCGAACGTCTGCCAGACGAGCGGACCTCGCATCTCGGCCAGCCAAGCGATGTCCATGGATGTCGTGCTCACCGGTGGCCTCAATCTCGGCAGCTACAGCGCCGATTGCTGGCAGAGCATCTTCGCCGTCTGTCGCCATGTCAGCCAGCTGGAGCATGAGATCTTCAGCATGCAGAATCCATCGATCGCCGCCTCGCCCGGCAGCAGTCGACGGGATTTGGAGACGGGCGAGAAGTTGAACAATGGCAATGCCCAAGACAAGTTGAATCTTTCCTCCATACCCATCGACGATGATGAAACGTGGTGAGTGGCGATCTAAACTcagttaataattattatttataaccTAACGCTAATTAAAGTTCATCAGTTGTTGTCGCATTAGTTACAAATCAAGGTTGAACGCAGAATGTGAATTTTTAAAGCGATGATAATTGTAGATCCTTCTTGAAATAAGTTTGTTTTGAGAATACGAATTTAAGAACACACTCATAATTGtagaatggaaaaatattaaaatttaacctagaactatctgtctgtctgtctgtccgtctgaaCATCcagatcttagagactataaaaaataaaactgcaactttttttttttttgtaatttctgaGCTTATTTTAGACGACATaagccagctgctgctgttgggctttaattgctttggttgacaaatTCGTATTATactgaatattttaaataaagtagtatattttagtatttttagtatacagTTGTAAGAATAATACGGTGCGCATACAAGCACACCCGACTATAGCTTTATTActttttgtactctatggaatatttttaatgggatagtatatttcagtatttttggtgtatatttcaaaaatatagcTAGTTTGTTCTGAATGGTATATTCTAAATGAGGaggtatatttcagtaatttttGGGATATTTTAACGATAATACGGCACAACACGAGAACAACCGACTATAGCTTTATTACTTGTTTgttctctatggtataattttaatgaagtagtatattaatattcgaaatatatctTGTGGTAgctttaaatatgtttttagtatatttatttggtttattttaccAATAACACCGCACTGACAATGCCTGacaatgagtagcgggtatctcacagtcgagcacacccgTCTTTCTTATTTGTACTTTCTTCATGTAGATATATGAAATgtagatttggta
Coding sequences:
- the LOC117577304 gene encoding nuclear exosome regulator NRDE2, translated to MPLFPAYASNEPNEPPNASEAHQSQQLPVPTNAATEEVLQNNRSFELPALVLVPPQPSDSDFTSSSEESADDDQDNLADNQSSGAVGNAIAAGGEQRILEFDKDTGFYVDKKPNNAYLRLPTLPRLSRPNYKRSKLRLGGGPRQTKQRAKQRPRLRLVEEAAIKTSEEQLTQLLERIQELKKLLAFEPQDERNWLELHQLLGDSATKSNRLAVAEQQLHALETAMEQHPGNEKLLQCYVATASVTYPDSQVASKLEELLQRQPQEYTLWTALIMTTQGTMARCNVPDVLAIYSKCMERLFRERDHDERADELMLKLFHNCVLFLRQSANTPQMFALLNLALELNAPHLQFDCLAASAQDERPLVDYEELVLRSGMPMPEIWTRIERLRQAYNFLPYPQQANVGIAVDPRRCIYTEDVCAYIYPLKTQTYRMQLLLLVVQLTKLPLLRTHCLAERLCTRIDQIGDSEAIEMLLAGLADRWTYALPPKSGDYMETMMQLARELYVCPSFMPQAIGHELYERCIAKLLLQCSEVCAANEAQRQVFIILWLRLQRLRLQLRKLCGKLTPQFLKETSDSQRSLLRQPANRQVICFYTQVAMFEYEALGEDKAEDSRPSSAFRVLDQVLAMAKQTPLDADQLQAAVVYAEMLMANDSRDAALKLLVPLASRELLDAELEKVAELAGKTPADPLPLEQYFLPNMLTLLLRAVCLQLYLQHNSSKVEALAMLEATLQHRLFQLPQMEATRVRFLREQICELQLLMLQLPRRCALSELLPHLQHGLLEFPRNQTLLQLCSTLDTTQWIDVRCRLKQTKAGILALLHMIIAARCRFLRHQKSHDLAATFGYQTAALDAKLQEDYLRNRLLSIFESFLPTNTRRTKLEAEQYAVLRRNSLYWRCYLRCLSNERTSFEQSKTCLLMALDECPWDKALYMDGVTYVPQEFSNLQDVMAEKQICTFAIPEELNVLREA
- the LOC117566553 gene encoding malignant T-cell-amplified sequence 1 homolog — encoded protein: MFKKFEEKDSISSIQQLKSSVQKGIRAKLLEAYPKLETHIDLILPKKDSYRIAKCHDHIELLLNGTGEQVFFRHRDGPWMPTLRLLHKFPYFVTMQQVDKGAIRFVLSGANVMCPGLTSPGACMTTADKGTVVAIMAEGKEHALAIGLLTLSTDDILKVNKGIGIETYHFLNDGLWKSKPVK